In one Drosophila pseudoobscura strain MV-25-SWS-2005 chromosome X, UCI_Dpse_MV25, whole genome shotgun sequence genomic region, the following are encoded:
- the sev gene encoding protein sevenless isoform X2 gives MFWHQNVDQAQQQSQQSQQSQQKKTPSQPMGKRFNISFNVKIAVNVNTKTSTTHINQQSTPTSTTCHRKHSVQHQSSKFDLRQQLARLGRQLASGQDGHGGISTILIINLLLLIVLSICCDGCRSQDGRHHNYSGLPDEFKDRLGLLPKLDSDVVEKVAIWHKHATADPPSIVEGIAISSISRPVPEPQAAHKPTAALPELPEDGIDERVVLERVTRECVQRCIVEEDLFLDEFGIKCEKADSSEKCYKTRCTKGCAQWYRALKELEPCQEACSSLQFFSHDMPCIGSCEMAQRNYWRLQRLAMTQPVQRTQPQFVQAPSQDRQDTPLTIKWDMHFPEHYLSSRPFNIQYQYADLHNEENKEEKKEEKWFNLADYDCDEYYVCEILEPLMPYTQYRFRFELPFGESSDDVLYSPATPAYQTPPEGAPISPPVIEEVLALDESHVAVHWHPGRFTNGPVEGYRLRLSSPADNRTIEQLVTVQRGNFIFSQLQARTKYRLEVTMINKQGEGPAASASVETHTAQAPQLHKDQDKDQDPSALVAGHRSIVWQALAPGGETRLVLQSDQPISDMTWEQREQRLWFVDVLGEMRSLRLEQGQPTSGISRVELDGRSNITGKWIPRKLSLDWLRRRLYLAVETPNLKFSLLKMDLESIDIAVLSEALDPVQQLEVDPLNGWLFWTDAESVWRLDLTTKERIRIARIRQPGWFTLDPLHWLLYLLVAHEGKILEISYDGNYKRPLIVLPDNSWRTFALQGRSLLLAGASQMQFLLVDQLNHRGLGTWPLRHFPDCWGLILLTAERYPSAHPSGVPRQLSAVLGAQAAHISWEQPARNHYQSPAAALDLSYELEVLDVASQSAFSIRNIRSPHFGLERLQPDNLYHFRVRAMSSAGEPGAWTPPHVARTWPLGPHRLSWATLQGALYETNELGGKLERKDAQLEARPGPLAMINASAGYYVAGSGVMHCINLKQPQLRCLVPDEVLHVGAVTYDWRGGRIYWSDVARNCVVRMDPWSGARELLPIFGARQLAIDPRQGHLYYATATRLTRRPLSSSPGHPQHVNEVEFYHVNGLEGSIVSFSIDLEQGQLYWLVSGPTELRLYQAPLGLEATQDSLQLLQSWPGRDALPHSLQLVRPLGALLWLERGGRRAVLARIAAVNDTMELLPQGLDSPVSSLQLIDPTPPPPPDAGVIPLAVPTDSVRLDDGHWDDFHVRWQPAISGGNHSISYRLLIEYGQRLQTLDLATPFARLTHLPQAQLQLKISITPRTAWRMGPTTRVQLCTPAAAPTQPRRLRVFVDRIATPLLPVSIGALLRWDAPEQAPAPVQALEYRISCWLGSEIHAELLLNQSSLEARVENLQPDQTYRFQVEAHVASTGAAAGAANHALHVAPEVQAVPRFIFANTEFIGELDLDSQLRRRLVHTASPVEHLAIMEGEQRILWVNEHVELLTHVPGSTPAKLARMRAEVLALTVDWVQRIVYWAELEAGQEVPSAQVAAIYRLDLCRFEGRILQGERLWSTPRGHLLRDLVALPHSRALVWLEHEVGTRNATLRGRSLTDGSPIPLESSTALFRLYEGSLEPGTETLNLVDHQGKLCVYDVARQLCTVTGLRSQLQLLTKDGGQLAQDSGYLYALRNGSIRAYGRRRYQLEYLVELEPEEVRLLKAHNYQAYPSKRCLLLPASAALDSTAIQCDEVLCILTLTQLHASPDCALPVPGLRYQLNFTSLEGGPREDALHQWQTGSGDTINITGLQPYTRYQLRALLSSYYQTRLGLDALLLPSMEVRTASASPSAPRNFSARVLGPSEMEVSWAPPLHLRSESVHYTIHWVEDSNGNRTEQVEMEHRVESSGMHQLRGLRPGSGYRLWVQAHATPTKFNSSTVLHVRTYVRLPELKLLELGPYSLTLSWAGTSDSLSSLALECRSKAEHLRWEVAGNHSWMEVKPLQPCTRYECQLLLGFASSPGASIYRGPSQEFETLGDAPSAPGRPQLEHIAGEIFRVKWSAARGNGDPIALYSLEALQARVRRRRRRENARGGRLALLPWAEEPAAVEDQWLDYCNTTELSCIVRDLHSNRLLLFRVRARSQEHGWGPYSEDSDRVSEPFVTPEKRGSLVLAIIAPAAIVSSCVLALFLVRKVQKRRVRAKKLLQQSRPSIWSNLSTLHTQQQLLAARNRAFSTTLSDADIALLPHISRSQLTLRRFLGSGAFGEVYEGDLHSEDKKNSQRVAIKSLRKGASEFAELLQEAQLMSNFKHENIVCLVGICFDTDSISLIMEHMEAGDLLSYLRAARPNSQEVVQGLSLSELLAMCIDVANGCSYLEDMHFVHRDLACRNCLVSEGTETGHRRMVKIGDFGLARDIYKSDYYRKEGEGLLPVRWMAPESLVDGVFTTQSDVWAFGVLCWEILTLGQQPYAARNNFEVLAHVKEGGRLHQPTICPDKMHSLLLLCWRTDPSERPSFRRCFNALHAINTDLRRIQMPPVDSRTTGSSSEADSCIRPELKVHFDEHTKKSAGQESETKEPESMSLRNVPNHSPSQQLYANEGISRL, from the exons ATGTTTTGGCATCAGAATGTAGACCAggcacagcagcagtcgcagcagtcgcagcagtcgcagcagaaGAAGACTCCTAGTCAACCGATGGGGAAACGTTTCAACATCAGCTTCAATGTCAAAATTGCTGTGAACGTGAACACCAAGACGTCAACCACCCACATCAACCAGCAGTCGACCCCGACATCGACGACATGCCACAGAAAGCATAGCGTCCAGCATCAGAGCAGCAAGTTCGACCTGCGCCAGCAGCTGGCGCGCCTGGGTCGCCAGTTGGCCAGCGGCCAGGACGGACATGGGGGCATATCCACGATTCTGATTATCAATCTCCTACTGTTGATCGTGCTGTCGATCTGCTGCGATGGGTGTCGCTCCCAAGATGGCCGGCACCACAACTACTCAGGCCTGCCAGACGAGTTCAAGGACCGCCTGGGACTGTTGCCAAAGCTGGACAGTGACGTGGTGGAGAAAGTGGCCATTTGGCACAAGCACGCGACAGCCGATCCCCCCAGCATTGTGGAGGGCATTGCCATCAGCAGCATATCCCGACCGGTCCCAGAACCACAGGCAGCACACAAGCCAACGGCGGCGCTGCCAGAGTTACCAGAGGATGGAATCGATGAGCGTGTGGTCCTGGAACGCGTCACACGTGAGTGTGTGCAGCGCTGTATTGTGGAG GAGGATTTATTTCTGGACGAGTTTGGAATCAAGTGCGAAAAGGCGGACAGCAGCGAGAAGTGCTACAAAACACGC TGCACCAAGGGATGTGCTCAATGGTACAGAGCCCTCAAGGAGCTGGAGCCCTGCCAAGAAGCTTGT TCTTCGCTACAGTTCTTTTCCCATGACATGCCCTGCATCGGGTCCTGCGAGATGGCCCAGCGCAATTACTGGCGCCTACAACGCCTGGCCATGACTCAGCCAGTGCAGAGGACGCAACCGCAGTTCGTGCAGGCCCCCAGTCAGGATCGACAGGACACGCCCTTGACCATCAAGTGGGACATGCACTTCCCGGAGCATTACCTGTCCAGTCGACCCTTCAACATCCAGTACCAGTACGCGGACCTCCATAATGAGGAGAATAAAGAGGAAAAGAAAGAGGAGAAATGGTTTAATTTGGCAGACTACGATTGCGACGAGTACTACGTCTGCGAGATCCTTGAGCCCCTGATGCCTTACACACAGTACAGA TTCCGCTTCGAGCTTCCCTTTGGCGAAAGCAGCGATGATGTGCTTTACTCGCCGGCTACACCCGCCTACCAGACGCCTCCTGAGGGGGCACCCATATCGCCGCCGGTTATCGAGGAGGTGCTGGCACTCGACGAAAGCCATGTGGCCGTGCACTGGCATCCGGGCAGATTCACCAACGGCCCCGTCGAGGGTTACCGCCTTCGCCTAAGCAGTCCTGCGGATAACCGAACCATCGAGCAG CTGGTGACGGTGCAGCGGGGAAACTTTATCTTTTCTCAGCTGCAGGCCCGTACCAAGTACAGGCTGGAGGTGACGATGATCAACAAGCAGGGCGAGGGCCCAGCAGCCTCTGCCAGCGTCGAGACCCATACCGCACAGGCTCCGCAATTGCACAAGGATCAGGATAAGGATCAGGACCCGAGTGCGCTTGTTGCCGGGCATCGGAGCATCGTATGGCAGGCCTTGGCACCGGGCGGGGAGACACGACTCGTCCTTCAGTCTGATCAACCAATTAGTGATATGACCTGGGAGCAGAGGGAGCAACGGCTGTGGTTTGTGGACGTTCTGGGAGAGATGCGCAG CCTGAGACTGGAGCAGGGCCAACCCACTTCTGGCATTAGCAGAGTGGAGCTAGATGGACGAAGCAACATTACCGGTAAATGGATTCCTCGAAAGCTTAGCCTGGATTGGCTCCGAAGACGTCTCTACCTAGCTGTGGAGACGCCGAATCTCAAATTTTCCCTGCTCAAGATGGATCTGGAGAGCATAGACATTGCTGTGTTGTCCGAGGCTCTGGACCCTGTCCAGCAATTGGAGGTTGACCCCTTGAACGGTTGGCTTTTTTGGACCGATGCCGAGAGCGTTTGGCGCCTCGATTTGACCACTAAGGAACGAATCCGCATTGCCAGGATCAGACAGCCTGGATGGTTCACCCTGGACCCGCTGCACTGGCTGCTCTACTTACTGGTGGCGCACGAGGGGAAGATTCTGGAAATCAGCTACGATGGAAATTACAAAAGGCCTCTGATCGTCCTGCCCGACAACTCATGGCGGACTTTCGCTCTCCAGGGCCGCTCCCTGCTCCTAGCTGGTGCCAGCCAGATGCAATTCTTGCTGGTGGATCAGCTTAACCACAGAGGGCTGGGCACCTGGCCGCTGCGTCACTTCCCTGACTGCTGGGGCCTAATCCTTCTCACCGCAGAGCGCTATCCTTCGGCTCATCCCTCAGGGGTGCCTCGCCAGCTCAGCGCCGTGTTGGGGGCACAGGCAGCACACATATCATGGGAGCAGCCGGCTAGGAATCATTACCAGTCACCCGCCGCCGCTTTGGACTTGAGCTACGAGCTGGAGGTCCTGGACGTGGCAAGCCAGAGCGCGTTCAGCATCCGCAACATCCGTAGCCCCCACTTCGGACTCGAGCGCCTGCAGCCGGACAATCTCTACCACTTCCGGGTGCGGGCCATGAGCTCGGCCGGTGAACCCGGTGCCTGGACCCCACCCCACGTGGCTCGCACCTGGCCCCTTGGACCGCATCGCCTCAGCTGGGCCACCCTTCAGGGGGCCCTTTACGAGACCAATGAACTGGGTGGAAAACTGGAGCGGAAGGACGCTCAGCTGGAAGCGCGGCCTGGACCCCTGGCTATGATAAACGCCAGTGCGGGCTACTATGTCGCCGGGTCTGGGGTCATGCATTGCATCAACCTGAAGCAGCCGCAGCTGAGGTGCCTGGTTCCAGATGAGGTGTTGCATGTAGGGGCCGTGACGTACGACTGGAGGGGCGGCCGAATCTACTGGTCGGATGTGGCACGAAACTGTGTGGTGCGCATGGATCCCTGGAGCGGGGCTCGGGAACTGCTGCCCATCTTCGGGGCCCGCCAGCTGGCTATCGATCCCCGTCAGGGCCATCTCTACTACGCCACCGCTACCCGTCTGACACGTCGGCCTCTCAGCTCTTCCCCGGGCCACCCCCAGCACGTGAATGAGGTGGAGTTTTACCACGTCAATGGCCTTGAGGGTAGCATCGTCTCGTTCAGTATCGATCTGGAGCAAGGCCAGCTGTATTGGCTGGTATCAGGCCCTACCGAGTTGCGCCTCTACCAAGCTCCTCTTGGATTGGAAGCCACCCAGGATTCCCTTCAGCTGTTGCAAAGTTGGCCTGGCAGGGATGCCCTGCCCCACAGCCTCCAACTGGTCCGACCCCTCggagctctgctctggctgGAGCGGGGCGGTCGCCGAGCAGTGCTTGCCAGAATAGCAGCCGTCAACGACACCATGGAGCTGTTGCCCCAGGGGCTAGACTCCCCCGTCTCCTCGCTCCAGCTGATTGATCCAACACCCCCGCCACCACCCGATGCTGGGGTCATACCTTTGGCCGTGCCCACTGACAGCGTCCGCCTGGATGATGGCCACTGGGATGATTTTCACGTGCGATGGCAGCCAGCGATAAGTGGAGGCAACCACAGCATCTCCTACCGACTGCTCATCGAGTATGGCCAGCGCCTGCAGACTCTGGATCTGGCCACTCCCTTCGCCCGTCTTACACACCTTCCGCAGGCGCAACTCCAGCTGAAAATCAGCATCACGCCTCGCACAGCCTGGCGGATGGGCCCCACGACCCGTGTTCAGCTCTGCACGCCCGCCGCGGCTCCCACTCAGCCCCGGCGCCTGCGCGTTTTCGTGGACCGCATTGCTACGCCTCTGCTGCCGGTTAGCATCGGGGCCCTACTCCGCTGGGATGCGCCCGAACAGGCTCCAGCTCCGGTGCAGGCTCTGGAGTACCGTATTAGCTGCTGGTTGGGATCGGAGATCCACGCGGAATTGCTGCTAAACCAGAGCAGCCTTGAAGCTCGAGTGGAGAACCTGCAGCCGGACCAAACATACCGCTTCCAGGTGGAGGCGCATGTGGCATCGACAGGGGCAGCTGCTGGCGCCGCTAACCACGCCCTTCACGTGGCGCCTGAGGTGCAGGCCGTGCCCCGCTTTATCTTTGCTAACACAGAGTTCATCGGCGAGTTGGATCTGGACAGTCAGCTCCGGCGCCGTCTGGTACATACCGCCAGTCCCGTGGAGCACCTGGCCATTATGGAGGGGGAGCAGAGGATCCTCTGGGTCAACGAGCATGTAGAGCTGCTCACGCACGTGCCGGGATCCACACCTGCAAAGCTCGCCAGGATGCGTGCTGAGGTTCTTGCCCTCACTGTCGACTGGGTACAGCGCATCGTCTACTGGGCCGAACTTGAGGCCGGCCAGGAGGTGCCGTCAGCGCAGGTAGCTGCAATATACCGTCTGGACTTGTGCCGCTTTGAGGGGCGCATCCTGCAGGGCGAGCGACTATGGAGCACTCCGCGGGGCCACCTGCTGAGGGACTTAGTGGCGCTGCCACACAGCCGGGCACTTGTCTGGCTTGAGCACGAGGTTGGTACCCGGAATGCCACGCTGCGGGGCCGCAGTCTTACCGACGGATCGCCTATTCCGCTCGAATCTTCCACCGCCCTCTTCCGGTTGTACGAGGGCAGTCTGGAGCCCGGGACAGAGACGCTAAACTTGGTGGACCACCAGGGCAAGCTTTGCGTCTACGACGTGGCCCGCCAGCTCTGCACCGTCACAGGCCTGCGTAGCCAGCTCCAATTGCTGACGAAGGACGGCGGACAACTGGCCCAGGACTCGGGCTACCTCTATGCCCTGCGAAACGGCAGCATCCGCGCCTACGGCCGGAGGCGTTACCAGCTTGAGTACCTCGttgagctggagccggaggaGGTGCGGTTGCTCAAGGCTCACAACTACCAGGCGTATCCCAGCAagcgctgcctgctgctgcccgccTCCGCTGCCCTAGACTCTACTGCCATCCAGTGCGACGaagtgctgtgtatcctaaCCCTGACCCAGTTGCATGCCTCTCCAGACTGCGCGCTGCCCGTGCCTGGTCTGAGGTACCAGCTGAACTTCACTTCGCTGGAAGGAGGCCCTCGCGAAGATGCACTCCATCAGTGGCAGACCGGATCGGGGGACACCATCAACATCACAGGCCTACAGCCCTACACCAGATACCAGCTCAGAGCTTTATTGAGTAGCTACTACCAAACCCGCCTAGGCCTCGACGCCCTCCTGCTGCCCTCCATGGAAGTGCGCACCGCCTCGGCCTCTCCCTCGGCCCCAAGGAACTTCAGCGCTCGCGTGCTGGGTCCCAGCGAGATGGAGGTCAGCTGGGCACCACCTCTCCATCTCCGCAGCGAAAGCGTCCACTACACGATCCACTGGGTGGAGGATTCCAATGGAAACCGTACGGAGCAAGTGGAAATGGAACACAGAGTGGAGTCTTCGGGGATGCACCAGTTGAGAGGGCTGCGGCCCGGGTCCGGCTACCGGCTTTGGGTGCAGGcccatgccacgcccacaaaGTTCAACAGCAGTACGGTATTGCACGTTCGGACCTACGTGAGATTACCGGAACTGAAGCTGCTTGAGCTGGGACCCTACTCATTGACCCTCTCATGGGCAGGAACCTCGGACTCGCTGAGTTCCCTGGCCCTCGAGTGTCGCTCAAAGGCGGAACACCTGCGCTGGGAAGTAGCCGGAAACCACTCTTGGATGGAGGTGAAACCGTTGCAGCCGTGTACTCGCTATGAGTGTCAGCTGCTCCTTGGCTTTGCGTCCTCCCCAGGAGCCTCCATCTACCGGGGTCCGAGTCAGGAGTTCGAGACACTCGGGGACGCACCTAGTGCGCCAGGCCGGCCACAGCTTGAGCACATTGCCGGGGAGATCTTCAGGGTGAAGTGGAGTGCTGCGCGCGGTAATGGGGACCCCATTGCCCTCTACAGTCTCGAGGCGCTGCAGGCCAGGGTCAGGCGAAGGAGGCGCCGGGAGAATGCCAGAGGGGGCCGGCTAGCCCTTCTGCCATGGGCCGAGGAGCCGGCGGCCGTGGAGGACCAGTGGCTAGACTACTGCAACACTACCGAACTGAGCTGCATCGTGCGAGATCTGCACTCGAACCGGCTACTCCTGTTCCGGGTTCGCGCCCGCAGCCAGGAGCATGGCTGGGGGCCCTACAGCGAGGACAGCGACCGGGTGTCGGAGCCTTTCGTCACGCCCGAGAAGCGCGGCTCACTGGTACTGGCCATCATTGCCCCGGCGGCCATTGTGTCCAGCTGTGTACTGGCCCTGTTCCTGGTCCGCAAAG TGCAAAAACGGCGAGTGCGGGCCAAGAAGCTGCTACAGCAGAGCCGTCCAAGCATCTGGAGCAACCTGTCCACATTGCatacgcagcagcagctactgGCCGCCCGGAACCGCGCCTTTTCCACGACGCTGAGCGACGCGGACATCGCCCTGCTGCCGCACATTAGTCGGAGTCAGCTGACCCTGCGGCGCTTCCTCGGAAGCGGTGCCTTCGGCGAGGTCTACGAGGGAGACTTGCATTCCGAGGACAAGAAGAATTCGCAGCGCGTGGCTATCAAG AGCCTGCGTAAGGGTGCCAGCGAGTTTgcggagctgctgcaggaggCGCAGTTGATGAGCAACTTTAAGCACGAGAATATTGTGTGCCTCGTGGGCATCTGCTTTGACACGGATTCCATCTCTCTAATCATGGAGCATATGGAGGCGGGCGATCTGCTCTCATACCTGAGGGCTGCTCGGCCAAATTCCCAG GAGGTAGTCCAGGGACTGTCGCTGTCGGAATTGCTGGCCATGTGCATTGACGTGGCCAACGGCTGCAGCTATCTGGAGGACATGCACTTCGTTCATCGGGATCTAGCCTGCCGCAACTGCCTTGTCTCTGAGGGAACAGAGACGGGGCACCGGCGTATGGTGAAGATCGGCGACTTCGGCTTGGCCCGCGATATCTACAAGAGCGACTACTATCGCAAAGAGGGCGAGGGGCTGCTCCCGGTTCGCTGGATGGCCCCGGAGAGTCTCGTGGATGGGGTGTTCACCACCCAGTCGGATGTGTGGGCCTTCGGCGTGCTCTGCTGGGAGATCCTCACCCTGGGCCAGCAGCCGTATGCGGCTAGGAACAACTTCGAGGTGCTCGCCCACGTCAAGGAAGGTGGACGTCTCCACCAACCCACCATCTGTCCCGACAAAAT GCATTCCTTGCTTTTGTTGTGCTGGCGCACCGATCCATCGGAACGACCCAGCTTCAGGCGTTGCTTTAATGCTCTGCATGCCATTAACACGGATCTCCGCCGCATCCAAATGCCGCCAGTCGACTCAAGAACTACGGGATCTAGCTCGGAAGCTGATTCCTGCATCAGACCAGAGCTCAAGGTGCACTTCGATGAGCACACGAAGAAGTCTGCGGGGCAGGAGAGCGAGACGAAGGAGCCAGAGAGTATGTCCCTTCGGAATGTGCCTAATCACAGTCCATCTCAGCAGCTGTATGCCAACGAAGGGATATCCCGGCTGTAG